One stretch of Candidatus Binatia bacterium DNA includes these proteins:
- the tatA gene encoding Sec-independent protein translocase protein TatA, translating to MFGLGVPELIIILVVALIIFGPGKLPEIGGALGKGIRDFKRSFEGRDEEPKKVEEQKDSSGPSA from the coding sequence ATGTTTGGATTAGGCGTTCCGGAACTCATCATTATCCTCGTGGTGGCCCTGATCATTTTTGGTCCCGGCAAGCTGCCGGAAATCGGCGGGGCTTTGGGCAAGGGCATCCGCGATTTCAAGCGCAGCTTCGAGGGGCGGGACGAAGAACCGAAGAAAGTGGAAGAGCAGAAGGACTCATCGGGCCCCTCCGCCTGA
- a CDS encoding amino acid-binding protein, with product MKRWFALSAIGPDRPGIVADLAELIYECDCNLEDSSMTVLGSEFAVLLLLTGEGEDLERRLSSACKRLEWEKRLTVFFRPLEGEPIPYRLATGARSYMLEATGVDKAGIVARIARVLANHGVNITKMESSSHPEPGTGTPIYHMTIAMDVPARTDEAQLRSDIERAAAELMIDVRLAPVNPA from the coding sequence ATGAAGCGTTGGTTTGCATTGTCGGCCATCGGACCGGACCGTCCCGGCATTGTCGCCGATCTCGCGGAGCTGATTTACGAGTGCGATTGCAACCTCGAAGATTCCAGCATGACCGTGCTCGGGAGCGAGTTTGCCGTGTTGTTGCTGCTGACAGGAGAAGGCGAAGATTTGGAGCGGCGGTTATCCTCGGCGTGTAAGCGCCTCGAGTGGGAAAAACGACTCACGGTGTTTTTTCGGCCTTTGGAAGGCGAGCCGATCCCGTATCGTTTGGCCACCGGGGCACGCTCCTATATGCTCGAGGCTACCGGGGTGGACAAGGCTGGCATTGTGGCCCGCATCGCCCGCGTGCTGGCCAATCACGGAGTGAACATTACGAAAATGGAAAGCAGCTCCCATCCCGAACCAGGCACAGGGACGCCGATTTACCACATGACCATTGCAATGGATGTTCCGGCGCGCACCGACGAAGCGCAGTTACGGTCGGACATCGAGCGGGCCGCGGCTGAATTGATGATCGATGTGCGCCTGGCTCCGGTGAATCCTGCGTGA
- the dnaE2 gene encoding error-prone DNA polymerase, giving the protein MDYVELRCHSAFHFLAAASLPEDLVARAAHLGYDTLALGDGDGVYGAPRFYRAAREAGLRPLIGCELALLPWEANAATTRRSPTHLYVLVMNRTGYRNLCRLLTRNKCQFPKGEAVLTWEELEGFTEGWICLVRDALFPAPLRLAEGALHTLQRLFPGRLYLELQRHGDPTEERHNRILCDVAAALRLPLVATNDVRYATPELQSLYDILTCIRHRTTVDTAGWLLERNAERHLKAPGDMARMFRDLPAAVRNTRAIAERCEFTLANLGYRFPDYPLPPGQTAQEYLRHLVYEGARKRYRTLTPKVTRQLEHELHIIGKLQLAGYFLIVWDIVRFCREQGILAQGRGSAANSAVCYSLGITAVDPVGMDLLFERFLSEERGEWPDIDIDLPSGDQRERVLQYVYRRYGPHGAAMTANVITYRLRSAVREVGKALGFSLEHVDRVAKLLHRFEFRDPRDNDLPAHLRAAGLDPMAARSRLLVQLVEQIQHLPRHLGQHSGGMIIAAGRLDEIVPLEPARMPGRVVVQWDKDDCADLGIIKVDLLGLGMMAVLEEALPLVREHEGIELDLAHLPPNDPKTYAQLQQADTVGVFQVESRAQMATLPRLKPQCFYDLVVEVALIRPGPIVGQMVHPYLRRRAGREPITYPHPSLEPILRRTLGVPLFQEQLLRIAMTAAGFSGGEAEELRRAMGFKRSLERMRAIEAKLRAGMAARGIVGQAAEEIVRSITSFALYGFPESHAASFALLAYASAYLKAHHPAAFTCALLNNWPMGFYHPATIVKDAQRHGVRVLPIDVTRSAWRCTLERRPRGNESALCLRLGLKYVRGLRAEAGERIVQERQQHPFRSLEDFVHRCALREPELATLAELGALAAFGYTRRAALWQVAAIPQGPLYARASQVQEHPVRKESPLPEMQPVERTWADLKGSGITAGPHLLAYWRKQLQARGFLPACALPHCEHGQLVKVAGHVIVRQRPGTAKGFCFLTLEDETGLANVVLTPKFFERHRTLLHTAPLLEVEGDLQSVDGVIHVRARRLRAFPLEATAPAPARGP; this is encoded by the coding sequence ATGGATTACGTGGAACTGCGCTGTCACTCCGCATTCCATTTTTTGGCAGCCGCTTCGCTGCCCGAAGATCTCGTAGCCCGAGCAGCTCATCTCGGCTACGACACCCTCGCTTTGGGCGACGGCGATGGGGTGTACGGAGCCCCGCGTTTTTACCGTGCTGCTCGGGAGGCTGGCCTTCGTCCCCTGATCGGTTGCGAACTGGCGCTCCTGCCATGGGAAGCGAACGCCGCCACCACCCGGCGTTCCCCGACGCACTTGTACGTCCTCGTGATGAACCGCACAGGCTATCGCAACTTGTGCCGCTTGCTCACTCGAAACAAGTGCCAATTCCCCAAGGGCGAGGCCGTACTGACGTGGGAAGAACTCGAAGGGTTTACAGAAGGGTGGATTTGCCTGGTGCGGGACGCATTGTTTCCTGCACCCCTCCGTTTGGCGGAAGGCGCTTTGCACACCCTGCAGAGATTGTTCCCCGGCCGGTTGTATCTCGAACTCCAGCGCCACGGCGATCCGACAGAAGAACGCCACAATCGCATCTTGTGCGACGTGGCTGCGGCCCTTCGGCTTCCCCTCGTGGCCACGAACGACGTGCGGTACGCCACCCCCGAGCTGCAATCGCTGTACGATATCCTCACGTGCATCCGCCATCGGACCACCGTGGATACCGCCGGGTGGCTCTTGGAACGCAATGCCGAACGCCACCTGAAGGCCCCGGGGGATATGGCCCGGATGTTTCGCGATCTTCCGGCAGCGGTGCGCAACACACGGGCGATTGCGGAACGGTGCGAGTTTACGCTGGCCAACCTCGGTTACCGCTTTCCGGACTACCCGTTGCCTCCCGGGCAAACGGCTCAAGAGTATTTGCGCCATCTGGTATACGAAGGAGCACGGAAGCGCTACCGCACGCTGACCCCCAAGGTCACCCGGCAGCTCGAACACGAGCTCCACATCATCGGCAAGCTGCAACTGGCGGGATATTTTCTCATCGTCTGGGACATTGTGCGCTTTTGCCGCGAGCAAGGCATTTTGGCTCAAGGGCGCGGTTCGGCCGCCAACAGCGCCGTGTGTTATTCCCTGGGCATCACAGCGGTGGACCCCGTGGGCATGGATCTCCTCTTCGAGCGTTTCCTTTCGGAAGAGCGCGGCGAGTGGCCGGACATCGATATTGACCTCCCCAGCGGCGACCAGCGCGAACGGGTGTTGCAGTACGTGTACCGGCGCTACGGGCCCCATGGAGCCGCGATGACGGCAAACGTGATCACCTATCGGTTGCGCAGCGCTGTGCGGGAAGTCGGCAAAGCGTTGGGCTTTTCGCTGGAGCACGTGGATCGCGTGGCCAAATTGCTCCACCGGTTCGAGTTTCGCGACCCGCGTGACAACGATCTTCCCGCTCACCTCCGCGCGGCCGGGCTCGATCCCATGGCGGCCCGTTCGCGCTTGCTCGTCCAGCTCGTGGAACAAATCCAACACCTGCCACGCCACTTGGGCCAACACTCGGGAGGAATGATCATCGCCGCTGGGCGGCTCGACGAAATTGTTCCCTTGGAGCCGGCACGCATGCCTGGACGCGTCGTGGTGCAATGGGACAAGGACGATTGTGCCGACCTCGGCATAATCAAGGTGGACTTGCTCGGCCTCGGCATGATGGCCGTGCTGGAAGAAGCCCTACCGCTGGTGCGCGAGCACGAAGGAATCGAGCTCGATCTCGCCCACCTTCCACCCAATGACCCGAAAACTTATGCGCAATTGCAGCAGGCCGATACGGTGGGCGTGTTCCAGGTGGAAAGCCGCGCACAAATGGCCACACTACCACGGCTCAAGCCGCAGTGTTTCTACGATTTGGTCGTGGAGGTCGCCCTGATTCGCCCTGGGCCCATCGTGGGGCAAATGGTCCACCCGTACTTGCGCCGCCGCGCCGGGCGCGAGCCGATCACCTACCCCCACCCTTCGCTGGAGCCCATTCTCCGGCGCACGTTGGGCGTGCCGCTGTTTCAAGAGCAGTTGCTGCGCATTGCCATGACTGCTGCGGGCTTTTCCGGAGGCGAAGCCGAGGAACTGCGCCGTGCAATGGGCTTCAAGCGTTCGCTCGAACGAATGCGCGCTATCGAGGCCAAACTCCGTGCCGGCATGGCCGCGCGCGGCATCGTCGGGCAAGCCGCCGAGGAAATTGTGCGCAGCATCACCTCGTTTGCTCTTTACGGATTTCCCGAGTCGCACGCCGCGAGCTTTGCTTTGTTGGCCTATGCTTCGGCGTACCTCAAGGCACATCATCCGGCAGCATTTACCTGCGCTTTGCTGAACAACTGGCCAATGGGGTTTTATCATCCCGCCACCATCGTCAAAGATGCCCAACGTCACGGCGTGCGCGTGCTCCCGATCGATGTCACCCGCTCTGCTTGGCGATGTACTTTGGAGCGACGGCCGCGGGGGAACGAGTCCGCGCTTTGCCTGCGCTTAGGGCTCAAGTACGTACGCGGGTTGCGAGCCGAGGCCGGGGAGCGCATCGTGCAAGAACGCCAGCAGCACCCGTTCCGCTCGCTCGAGGACTTTGTGCACCGCTGCGCGCTGCGCGAGCCGGAGCTGGCCACGTTGGCAGAACTCGGTGCCTTGGCGGCTTTTGGCTACACGCGCCGAGCGGCTTTGTGGCAAGTGGCGGCGATCCCACAAGGTCCGCTGTATGCTCGCGCCTCGCAAGTACAGGAACACCCGGTCCGCAAGGAAAGCCCACTTCCTGAAATGCAACCGGTGGAGCGTACGTGGGCGGATCTGAAGGGAAGCGGCATTACGGCAGGGCCGCACTTGCTGGCATATTGGCGCAAACAACTGCAAGCGCGGGGCTTCTTGCCGGCTTGTGCCTTGCCGCATTGCGAACACGGGCAACTCGTGAAAGTGGCCGGGCACGTGATTGTGCGCCAGCGCCCGGGCACGGCAAAGGGCTTTTGTTTTCTCACTTTGGAAGACGAAACCGGGCTCGCCAACGTGGTGCTCACCCCAAAGTTTTTCGAGCGGCACCGCACGTTGTTGCACACTGCACCATTGCTGGAAGTGGAAGGCGACCTCCAGAGCGTGGACGGCGTGATCCATGTACGCGCCCGGCGCCTGCGGGCGTTTCCCCTCGAGGCAACCGCCCCAGCGCCCGCTCGTGGCCCCTGA
- the pilR gene encoding two-component system response regulator has translation MRDFLQQRGWRVTEASSAAELWQQVDREAPDVVLLDFRLPDATALEILPTLRERFPWLPVIVLTAFGSIELAVRAIQLGAKQFLTKPVDLAVLAALIERVDSERQAEAVALAARETRGAREPDPFVGSSEAIRRVEAAARKIARSDAAVLLLGETGTGKGVLARWIHAHGPRASAAFVDINCAGLGGDLLQAELFGYEKGAFTGATDRKLGLVELAHRGTLFLDEIGDLDPAVQAKLLKVLEEKRFRRVGGVVDLQVDIRLISATHRDLRAAVERGAFRADFYYRIGVVSLELPPLRDRRADIPPLVDRILRQFPPPQGAPLWDLSPEATELLLQYDWPGNIRELRNVLERATLLAAGPTITAHDLALAVGPVPFGERRAEGGYEPTLSLAEVEKRHILRVLEAVGSDVAKAAERLGVPRSTLYQRLRRYGVRPKGRHATGG, from the coding sequence GTGCGCGATTTCTTGCAACAACGCGGGTGGCGAGTCACCGAGGCCTCTTCTGCCGCGGAGTTATGGCAGCAGGTGGACCGCGAAGCCCCCGATGTGGTTTTGCTCGACTTTCGCTTGCCCGACGCTACAGCGCTGGAGATTCTCCCAACCTTGCGCGAGCGCTTTCCGTGGTTGCCCGTGATCGTCTTGACCGCGTTCGGCTCGATTGAACTGGCGGTGCGGGCCATTCAGTTAGGAGCCAAGCAGTTCCTGACCAAGCCCGTGGATCTGGCTGTGTTGGCGGCGTTGATCGAACGGGTCGATAGCGAGCGCCAGGCCGAGGCGGTCGCACTGGCTGCACGTGAGACTCGCGGGGCGCGCGAGCCGGACCCGTTCGTGGGTTCGAGCGAGGCGATTCGGCGTGTCGAGGCTGCGGCCCGTAAAATCGCTCGCTCCGACGCGGCCGTGCTACTGCTGGGGGAGACGGGCACAGGCAAGGGAGTGCTCGCCCGATGGATTCACGCCCACGGGCCGCGCGCGTCAGCCGCATTCGTGGATATTAATTGCGCTGGCCTCGGGGGCGATCTCCTGCAGGCGGAGTTATTTGGTTACGAAAAGGGTGCATTTACTGGGGCTACAGACCGCAAGCTGGGTCTAGTGGAGCTGGCCCACCGGGGCACTCTGTTTCTCGACGAGATTGGCGACCTCGACCCGGCCGTGCAGGCAAAGTTGCTCAAGGTGCTGGAAGAAAAGCGCTTTCGGCGGGTGGGCGGCGTGGTGGATCTGCAGGTGGACATTCGCTTGATTAGTGCCACCCATCGCGATTTGCGCGCTGCTGTCGAGCGCGGCGCTTTTCGGGCGGATTTCTACTACCGCATTGGGGTGGTTTCGCTCGAACTGCCTCCGCTCCGTGATCGCCGGGCCGATATTCCCCCTTTGGTCGACCGAATCCTACGCCAGTTTCCACCGCCCCAGGGCGCCCCGCTCTGGGATTTGAGTCCGGAAGCCACCGAACTTCTGCTCCAATATGATTGGCCCGGCAACATCCGAGAGCTCCGCAATGTGCTGGAGCGGGCCACCCTTCTGGCCGCAGGACCTACGATTACGGCACACGACTTGGCCTTGGCGGTTGGCCCGGTCCCTTTTGGGGAGAGACGAGCCGAGGGCGGGTACGAACCGACGTTGTCACTGGCGGAAGTGGAAAAACGCCACATCTTGCGGGTGCTCGAGGCGGTTGGCAGCGATGTCGCGAAGGCCGCCGAGCGCTTGGGCGTACCGCGAAGCACGCTCTACCAGCGCTTGCGCCGCTACGGGGTTCGGCCAAAAGGCCGGCACGCGACAGGGGGTTGA
- a CDS encoding peptidase M24, with product MRRVFGFLVLCFAVAFLGAFWIQWDRPPRVDPGGVPAVAGGSTSLRLNVESPGPGLARVRLLARREAQTWTLYEQSFPRSSWRGSAMQSALVETVPNWGALGISDGELHLELWASTYGWHWRGHDRAPLWEGRIVLDTTPPRIELLTTQHNVRLGGVELAIWRQSPDAVQTGVEVGSYFFPAALGYFADPQLALGLFAVPQDLDGSVQPRAVAVDAAGNRSQVNIPVRIQVRRFAERTLAIDDDFLSRKVPEIEAANQLPATGTLLERYLRINRDLRRRNEETLREMTRQTGSMVHWLSAFHRQSNSAPLSSFADRRTYVYRGEEVDRQVHLGFDLASLKASPVEAAQSGTVVFAGNLGIYGNTVVVDHGLGIFTLYGHLRSIEVQVGEPVTRGQRLGLTGETGLAAGDHLHFSVMLRGIHVDPVEWWDGDWIRKHLSAKIALFPVALAEKTSTP from the coding sequence ATGCGCCGCGTATTTGGGTTTTTGGTTTTGTGCTTCGCTGTCGCGTTCCTCGGCGCATTTTGGATCCAGTGGGACCGCCCGCCACGCGTGGATCCGGGGGGCGTTCCTGCGGTGGCCGGCGGTTCCACCTCGTTGCGTCTCAACGTAGAAAGCCCCGGCCCGGGGTTGGCGCGCGTACGTTTGCTTGCCCGGCGGGAGGCGCAAACGTGGACGCTGTACGAACAATCCTTTCCGCGCAGCTCGTGGCGAGGCAGCGCAATGCAATCGGCGCTCGTGGAGACCGTGCCCAACTGGGGCGCGCTTGGCATATCGGACGGCGAGCTGCATTTGGAACTGTGGGCTTCCACCTACGGTTGGCACTGGCGCGGCCACGATCGAGCGCCCTTGTGGGAAGGACGAATCGTTTTGGATACGACCCCGCCGCGCATCGAGCTGCTCACCACACAGCACAATGTTCGACTCGGAGGCGTAGAGCTGGCCATTTGGAGGCAGTCGCCGGATGCGGTCCAAACCGGGGTGGAGGTGGGTTCGTATTTCTTCCCCGCGGCCCTCGGGTATTTTGCCGACCCGCAACTCGCCTTGGGTTTGTTTGCGGTTCCCCAAGACTTGGACGGAAGCGTGCAACCTCGCGCCGTGGCTGTGGATGCGGCGGGCAATCGCAGCCAAGTGAACATTCCGGTGCGCATTCAGGTGCGCCGGTTTGCCGAGCGGACGCTGGCGATTGACGACGATTTCTTGTCTCGAAAGGTGCCGGAAATCGAAGCGGCCAACCAGTTGCCGGCTACGGGCACCCTGCTCGAACGCTACTTGCGCATCAATCGCGACTTGCGGCGCCGTAACGAGGAAACCCTCAGGGAGATGACCCGGCAGACAGGGAGCATGGTTCACTGGCTCTCGGCGTTCCACCGACAATCCAACTCCGCTCCTCTGAGCTCGTTTGCGGATCGCCGCACGTACGTGTACCGCGGCGAGGAAGTGGACCGGCAAGTTCACTTGGGCTTCGATCTCGCTTCTCTGAAGGCAAGTCCGGTGGAAGCCGCGCAATCGGGCACCGTCGTGTTTGCCGGCAACCTCGGCATTTACGGCAACACGGTGGTCGTGGATCATGGGCTCGGCATCTTCACGTTGTACGGTCACTTGCGCAGCATCGAGGTCCAAGTGGGTGAGCCGGTTACGCGGGGGCAGCGCCTCGGACTCACCGGCGAGACTGGCTTGGCGGCAGGGGATCATTTGCACTTCTCGGTGATGTTACGGGGAATCCACGTGGACCCGGTGGAGTGGTGGGACGGAGACTGGATCCGCAAGCATTTGTCGGCCAAAATCGCGTTGTTCCCCGTCGCCTTGGCGGAGAAAACGAGCACCCCATGA
- the bioF gene encoding 8-amino-7-oxononanoate synthase: MTLDQFARESLQRLQEQGLLRGLRVVASAPDRWVDVGGRRTLLLCSNNYLGLAHHPELVAAAAEAAARWGVGAGASRLISGSLAVHEELEQELARWKRTEAAILFTSGYHANVGTIATLVGEGDAIFSDALNHASIIDGCRLSRARVVVYPHADMDALADALARVPARHRLIVTDSIFSMDGDAAPLEALCEVAQRYDAWVMVDEAHATGVLGPTGAGLVEALGLHDRVDIQMGTLGKALGCFGAYVAGKKSLIQLLINRARPLVFTTALPPPAVAAALAAVRLVRRAPELRERLRHNAAWLHRALQRCGVPVPEHPSHILPVLIGEPARTMRISTQLLEAGVWVQGIRPPTVPQGTSRLRVTVMATHTADDLEFARAAFAQVFREEKR; encoded by the coding sequence ATGACCCTCGACCAGTTTGCGCGCGAGTCGCTGCAGAGATTGCAGGAGCAAGGGCTCCTGCGCGGCTTACGTGTCGTCGCTAGCGCGCCGGACCGCTGGGTGGACGTGGGCGGACGCCGCACGCTGCTCCTGTGCTCGAACAATTACCTCGGACTCGCCCATCATCCGGAACTGGTCGCTGCGGCTGCGGAAGCCGCCGCACGCTGGGGTGTGGGCGCCGGTGCCTCGCGGCTCATCTCGGGTTCGCTCGCCGTGCACGAGGAGCTCGAGCAAGAACTGGCGCGCTGGAAACGCACGGAAGCAGCGATCCTGTTCACCTCCGGTTATCACGCCAACGTTGGCACGATTGCCACACTGGTTGGCGAGGGGGACGCCATTTTCAGCGATGCCCTGAATCACGCCAGCATCATTGACGGTTGCCGGCTCTCGCGTGCCCGGGTGGTGGTGTATCCCCACGCCGATATGGATGCGCTTGCAGACGCGCTTGCCCGCGTGCCCGCCAGGCACCGCCTGATCGTGACGGATTCCATTTTCAGCATGGATGGCGATGCCGCCCCGCTCGAGGCTCTTTGTGAGGTCGCGCAGCGATACGACGCATGGGTAATGGTGGACGAAGCCCATGCAACCGGAGTGCTCGGGCCCACCGGAGCCGGGCTCGTGGAAGCTCTCGGCTTGCACGACAGGGTGGACATTCAAATGGGGACTTTGGGCAAAGCGTTGGGCTGTTTCGGAGCCTATGTGGCTGGGAAGAAAAGTCTGATTCAACTCTTGATCAACCGCGCCCGGCCCTTGGTATTCACGACGGCTCTGCCTCCTCCGGCCGTTGCTGCAGCGCTAGCCGCTGTGCGCTTGGTTCGGCGCGCACCCGAGCTGCGCGAACGACTGCGACACAACGCCGCATGGCTGCACCGGGCTCTCCAACGATGCGGCGTTCCGGTCCCCGAACATCCCAGCCACATCCTCCCGGTGCTCATCGGAGAACCGGCACGCACGATGCGAATTTCCACGCAACTGCTGGAGGCGGGTGTATGGGTTCAGGGCATCCGCCCGCCGACCGTTCCCCAAGGCACCTCCCGGCTGCGGGTGACGGTGATGGCCACCCACACCGCAGACGACCTCGAGTTTGCGCGTGCGGCTTTCGCGCAAGTGTTCCGCGAGGAGAAGCGATGA
- the bioA gene encoding adenosylmethionine-8-amino-7-oxononanoate aminotransferase, with protein MNHVEPKTLALWDHRYLWHPFTQMTEWLGEPPLIIERGEGAYLYDVEGKRYLDGVASLWCNVHGHRHPALDAALREQADRVAHSTMLGLSNVPAIRLAKELVERAPSGLTRVFYSDSGATAVEVALKMAAQYWQLAGEPQRTEFVSLTEAYHGDTIGAMSLGYSEAFHRFLKPLLFPCHKLDPPHVFRWYRRLGSSAALDAAIEEATAFFRRQGSRLAAMIVEPLMQGAAGMWNHSAEYLRALRRLTREHGVLLICDEVATGFGRTGHLFAVEQAGIEPDLLCLGKGISGGYLPLAATLVREEIFSAFLGPYDSFRAFFHGHTYTGNPLACAVGLASLEVFDREKVLEHVRARARELEQLLASEIAPLAHVGDIRQCGLMVGIELVADRDSRRSYAPGLRVGHRVILAARRRGVILRPLGNVIVLMPPLCISGPQLEELCAVTRDSIREVTAGTTSASCSDSPRVIE; from the coding sequence ATGAACCACGTCGAACCGAAAACTCTGGCCCTTTGGGATCACCGCTATCTGTGGCACCCCTTTACGCAAATGACAGAGTGGCTCGGCGAGCCCCCACTCATCATCGAGAGGGGCGAGGGAGCTTACCTCTACGACGTCGAAGGCAAGCGCTACCTCGATGGAGTCGCCTCCCTGTGGTGCAACGTGCACGGGCATCGGCACCCGGCCCTCGACGCCGCGCTCCGCGAGCAAGCGGACCGCGTGGCCCATTCGACCATGCTGGGGCTCAGCAACGTACCGGCCATCCGGCTTGCCAAGGAGTTGGTCGAACGCGCTCCCAGCGGGCTCACTCGGGTGTTCTACTCCGACTCCGGAGCGACCGCGGTGGAAGTCGCCCTCAAAATGGCCGCGCAGTACTGGCAACTCGCCGGCGAGCCCCAGCGAACCGAATTCGTGTCGCTCACCGAGGCATACCACGGCGACACGATCGGGGCGATGAGCTTGGGATACTCCGAGGCGTTTCACCGCTTCTTGAAGCCGCTACTGTTCCCCTGCCACAAGTTGGACCCGCCGCACGTATTCCGCTGGTACCGGAGATTGGGTTCCAGCGCGGCACTCGACGCCGCGATCGAAGAAGCGACCGCCTTCTTCCGCCGGCAGGGCAGCCGCCTAGCGGCCATGATTGTCGAGCCCTTGATGCAAGGGGCGGCTGGAATGTGGAACCACAGCGCTGAGTATTTGCGCGCATTGCGCCGCCTTACGCGAGAGCACGGCGTGCTGCTCATTTGCGACGAGGTCGCAACCGGCTTTGGGCGCACCGGGCACCTGTTTGCGGTGGAACAAGCGGGAATCGAGCCAGATTTGCTGTGCCTCGGGAAGGGCATTTCCGGCGGCTACTTGCCGCTGGCAGCCACGCTCGTCCGGGAGGAGATTTTTTCCGCCTTCCTCGGCCCGTACGACTCGTTTCGTGCATTCTTCCACGGTCACACATACACCGGAAACCCGTTGGCTTGCGCGGTTGGCTTGGCGAGCCTCGAAGTGTTCGACCGCGAAAAAGTGCTCGAACACGTTCGGGCCCGCGCGCGCGAACTCGAACAGTTGCTCGCTTCCGAGATCGCACCGCTGGCCCACGTGGGGGACATTCGACAGTGCGGGTTGATGGTCGGCATCGAGCTTGTGGCCGATCGCGATTCGCGCCGCTCTTACGCGCCCGGGTTGCGAGTGGGCCATCGAGTGATTCTCGCGGCCCGTCGCCGCGGCGTTATTTTGCGCCCCCTCGGTAACGTCATCGTGCTCATGCCGCCGCTGTGCATTTCAGGGCCGCAACTCGAAGAGCTTTGTGCTGTCACGCGGGACAGTATTCGCGAGGTCACGGCCGGCACAACGAGCGCCTCGTGTTCCGACTCTCCGAGGGTCATCGAATGA
- the bioD gene encoding ATP-dependent dethiobiotin synthetase BioD has protein sequence MSNNIIFVTGTDTGVGKTTVTGLLAAGLRSRGLRIAVFKPAETGCSPGPDGSLLPADAARLRRLAGTPQPIEDVCPYTFREPLAPAVAARREGRSIDFRWLCAQIRSRADQYDLTLVEGAGGWLVPLAQQLTFADLAMALGAEALVIVANRLGALNHALLTVQHVRMCGLRCAGYVWNHPAPITEVAQTTNPEALREWLGPALGSVPYLRDGWDAPDAAARIAEECFDLDGFLRARQEAEARR, from the coding sequence ATGAGCAACAACATCATTTTCGTGACGGGAACGGACACCGGAGTGGGAAAAACGACGGTGACTGGCTTGCTCGCCGCCGGCCTGCGCTCGCGGGGGCTACGCATCGCTGTGTTCAAACCGGCGGAAACCGGCTGTAGTCCCGGCCCGGACGGCAGTCTCCTTCCCGCCGATGCCGCTCGCCTTCGCAGGTTGGCGGGCACTCCGCAGCCCATCGAGGACGTTTGCCCGTACACCTTCCGGGAGCCCCTCGCGCCGGCTGTCGCCGCTCGCCGCGAAGGGCGCTCCATAGATTTCCGCTGGCTGTGCGCGCAGATTCGAAGCCGAGCGGACCAGTACGACCTCACGCTGGTGGAAGGCGCCGGGGGTTGGCTCGTACCGCTCGCCCAACAATTGACCTTTGCCGACCTGGCAATGGCACTGGGAGCGGAGGCCTTGGTCATTGTCGCCAACCGCCTCGGTGCCCTGAATCATGCATTGCTCACCGTGCAACACGTGCGCATGTGCGGGCTAAGGTGCGCGGGGTATGTGTGGAACCATCCTGCCCCGATAACCGAGGTCGCTCAGACCACCAACCCCGAGGCACTCCGAGAGTGGCTGGGCCCAGCCCTCGGCAGCGTTCCTTATCTCCGGGATGGCTGGGACGCACCGGACGCGGCCGCGCGCATTGCCGAAGAATGCTTCGACTTGGACGGTTTTCTTCGCGCCCGGCAAGAGGCTGAAGCGCGGAGGTGA
- a CDS encoding iron transporter, with amino-acid sequence MSHKRNPNENEIPLQKLAEGRWARLADHFAPNVSRRLLDLGFVPGTRLKIVRRAPLGDPVEIEIRGTRLCFRRNQLRGLRVIVESEGA; translated from the coding sequence GTGTCTCACAAGCGCAATCCCAACGAAAATGAAATTCCTCTTCAAAAACTCGCCGAAGGGCGCTGGGCTCGGCTGGCCGATCACTTCGCGCCCAACGTATCGCGCCGCCTGTTGGATCTGGGTTTTGTTCCGGGCACCCGCTTGAAGATCGTCCGCCGCGCTCCTCTGGGCGATCCCGTGGAAATCGAGATTCGCGGAACGCGGCTGTGCTTCCGCCGCAATCAACTGCGCGGCCTGCGGGTCATCGTCGAATCCGAAGGGGCGTGA